In Petrotoga mexicana DSM 14811, a single window of DNA contains:
- a CDS encoding GGDEF domain-containing protein, giving the protein MNVKLPEKYQPKIKSAYVNPGITLLLENFTKEVLFDFEVMIKIHFDPFKVPDNLYKFIKICNSFSIFTIKNIEETNCIEEQKVELKRFQMEIVVEINYETFQKEESIVVYEIIKNSSTLVGSMLTDILLNSSKIANVFRASKIILEKSYKPETSIDEMLYITMTAITGGFAGGFNRAILFVEDSGDFKVHRVIGPESDREADKTYEKFETLERNIELYLSQYEVGMSYFSNLEKRIKGITIKKELLIDNDLFKYAIESHSTIKLPVSRLEEKIVNLLDLRGEIAISPIEIDNGRLAFYLCDNRYNGKPITDDQLEILDYYAKESWMMWQNKIYQSILKKDAQIDPLTNIGNRRSYENYISSIKYLKNQKIALVMVDLDDFKEVNDSYGHEEGDTLLKKFAQLCVDNLRKKDSIFRYGGDEFVIILEGVKKEEVYSILKRINRKLKQEMNVTFSAGVAYGNSHEIDLLFKIADQNLYMAKGQGKNKIIIN; this is encoded by the coding sequence ATGAATGTAAAATTGCCAGAAAAGTATCAACCAAAAATCAAGTCTGCTTATGTAAATCCAGGTATTACGCTTTTACTTGAAAACTTCACAAAAGAAGTTCTTTTTGATTTTGAAGTTATGATTAAAATTCATTTTGATCCATTCAAAGTACCAGATAATTTGTATAAATTCATAAAGATATGTAATTCATTCTCAATCTTCACGATAAAAAACATAGAAGAGACTAATTGCATAGAAGAACAAAAAGTAGAACTAAAAAGATTTCAAATGGAGATCGTAGTTGAAATTAATTACGAAACATTTCAAAAAGAGGAAAGCATAGTAGTATATGAGATAATTAAAAATTCTTCCACATTAGTAGGATCAATGCTTACAGATATCCTACTCAATTCCTCAAAAATAGCCAATGTCTTCAGGGCTTCCAAAATCATATTGGAAAAAAGTTATAAACCTGAAACGTCTATAGATGAAATGTTATATATAACTATGACAGCGATAACAGGCGGCTTTGCAGGAGGTTTTAATAGGGCTATCTTATTTGTTGAAGATAGTGGTGATTTCAAGGTCCATAGAGTTATTGGACCTGAAAGTGATAGAGAAGCTGACAAAACTTATGAAAAGTTTGAGACACTTGAGAGAAATATAGAATTATATTTGTCTCAGTATGAAGTTGGAATGAGTTATTTTTCAAATTTAGAAAAAAGGATAAAAGGTATTACTATTAAAAAAGAATTGTTAATAGATAATGATCTTTTTAAATACGCAATTGAATCGCATAGTACTATTAAATTACCTGTAAGTCGATTGGAGGAAAAGATAGTAAATTTACTTGATTTAAGGGGAGAAATAGCTATTTCACCAATAGAAATAGACAATGGAAGACTTGCTTTTTATCTTTGCGATAATAGATATAACGGGAAACCAATTACAGATGATCAACTGGAAATTTTAGATTATTATGCTAAAGAAAGTTGGATGATGTGGCAAAATAAAATTTATCAAAGTATCTTAAAAAAAGATGCTCAGATTGATCCGCTAACCAATATTGGAAACAGAAGAAGTTACGAAAATTACATTTCTTCTATAAAATATTTAAAAAATCAGAAAATAGCCTTAGTAATGGTGGATTTAGACGACTTCAAAGAGGTAAACGATTCCTACGGTCACGAAGAAGGAGACACACTCTTAAAAAAATTTGCGCAACTATGTGTTGATAATTTGAGAAAAAAAGATAGTATATTCAGATATGGTGGCGATGAGTTCGTAATAATTTTAGAAGGGGTTAAAAAAGAAGAGGTTTATTCTATTTTGAAAAGAATAAACCGTAAACTAAAACAAGAGATGAATGTCACTTTTTCTGCGGGAGTAGCGTATGGTAACAGCCATGAAATAGATTTACTTTTCAAAATTGCCGACCAAAATCTATACATGGCAAAAGGGCAAGGAAAAAATAAAATTATCATCAATTAA
- a CDS encoding HemK/PrmC family methyltransferase gives MKITELLSKIQGEFKISPFRILKILSKIEDKDISFFLKDSEVEISHQTFDFLLKHLKEGYPIEYFTKKVSFLGNEFFVDENVLIPRIETEDLVILAVNLIKNKNIKHVIDIGTGSGVIAISIKKQTPKIKVQASDISEAAIKVAQYNAQRLGVNVEFKIGDCLDPFLKDIEEVELIISNPPYVETSFIEQNRFLKYEPRISLDGGYDGQSFFKKISKYSHLLKSKYLLFETSEFTVKKTAEILSTIGKVQILPDSFKKERFIFISPHY, from the coding sequence ATGAAGATAACAGAGTTATTAAGTAAAATTCAGGGGGAGTTTAAAATCTCCCCCTTTCGTATATTGAAAATATTATCAAAAATTGAAGATAAAGATATATCTTTTTTTCTTAAAGATTCAGAAGTAGAAATTTCTCACCAAACTTTCGATTTTTTACTTAAACATCTTAAAGAAGGGTATCCTATCGAATACTTTACAAAAAAGGTTTCTTTTTTAGGAAATGAGTTTTTTGTAGATGAAAATGTACTAATACCTAGGATAGAAACTGAAGATTTAGTAATATTAGCAGTCAATCTTATAAAAAATAAAAATATAAAACATGTAATTGATATAGGGACAGGTTCTGGTGTGATAGCAATCTCAATAAAAAAGCAAACCCCAAAAATTAAGGTTCAGGCTTCTGATATTTCAGAAGCTGCGATAAAAGTAGCTCAATACAACGCTCAGAGATTAGGTGTCAATGTTGAATTTAAAATTGGTGATTGCTTAGATCCATTTTTGAAAGACATTGAAGAAGTAGAATTGATAATTTCAAATCCTCCATATGTGGAAACTTCTTTTATAGAACAAAATCGTTTTTTAAAATATGAGCCTAGAATTTCCCTTGATGGGGGATACGATGGTCAAAGTTTTTTTAAAAAGATATCTAAATATTCTCACCTTTTAAAATCTAAATATCTCTTGTTCGAAACCAGTGAATTTACTGTAAAAAAAACGGCTGAAATTCTATCAACAATAGGAAAAGTTCAAATTTTGCCTGACTCTTTTAAGAAAGAAAGATTCATCTTTATTTCCCCTCATTATTAA
- a CDS encoding ZIP family metal transporter produces the protein MNELTSSQIWIFGTLASLIAGLATSIGAIPVLFFKKELSEKNLDMFLGFAAGVMLAATVFSLIIPSLDTGGILITILGIFLGALTIELMDTFSPHEHFLKGHEGPELARLKKIWLFVIAIALHNFPEGMAVGVSFGGGMIANGITVAVAIGLQNIPEGTATAFSLIKANYSRKQSFFWSFLTGLVEPIGGLLGASLVVLMKPALPFFLSFAGGAMLYVISDEIIPETHSHGYERTATFSLIFGFLLMLVLDVALG, from the coding sequence ATGAACGAATTAACCAGTTCTCAAATATGGATATTTGGAACCCTAGCAAGTCTGATCGCTGGTCTTGCTACTTCAATTGGAGCTATTCCAGTATTGTTTTTCAAAAAAGAGTTAAGCGAAAAAAATTTAGATATGTTTTTAGGATTTGCTGCCGGTGTTATGCTCGCAGCTACTGTTTTTTCACTTATAATTCCATCTTTAGACACGGGTGGAATATTAATAACTATTTTAGGGATATTTCTCGGCGCACTTACTATTGAATTAATGGATACCTTCTCCCCTCATGAACATTTTTTAAAGGGACATGAAGGACCTGAGTTAGCCCGTTTAAAGAAGATATGGTTGTTCGTTATCGCAATAGCACTCCATAACTTTCCGGAAGGAATGGCTGTAGGGGTGAGTTTTGGTGGTGGAATGATTGCTAATGGTATTACTGTAGCAGTTGCTATAGGACTACAAAATATTCCAGAAGGGACAGCGACAGCTTTCTCTTTAATTAAAGCAAATTATTCAAGAAAACAAAGTTTCTTTTGGAGTTTTTTGACAGGATTAGTCGAACCTATAGGAGGTTTACTTGGGGCATCTCTAGTGGTCTTAATGAAACCAGCCTTACCTTTTTTTCTTTCATTTGCGGGAGGGGCTATGCTGTACGTTATCAGCGATGAGATAATCCCAGAAACACATTCTCACGGATACGAAAGAACGGCTACTTTCTCACTGATTTTTGGATTTTTGCTGATGCTGGTCCTCGATGTAGCATTAGGCTAA
- a CDS encoding ABC transporter permease, whose translation MKSRWMSFLVPFLAVVVSLLIAAIIILAIGQNPLKAYGAMIKGAVGSRLSWADNITKMTSLLLTGLAVGFGFRAGVFNIGAEGQMAMGGIMAVAVGLNLGNVPSAVAIPLTIVAGMAGGAFWASIAGWLKAKTGAHEVISTIMLNWIAYHITNYLVAGPFAVGAGVPKSPEIAQSAQLPALLTVQASTIPSSILIAIVAAIAIYIILEKTTTGYEVKAVGFNPYAAEYGGISISKNIVLTMAISGALAGLAGALEVMSVHHRIFGAFTSDRGFDGITIALIGQNNPIGIIFAAFLISSLRSGSNAMQTIGVPDDIIVVIQGIIIYFVAADRIIRTWIMKATQLGKKKSPKTIQGGEEE comes from the coding sequence ATGAAATCAAGATGGATGTCTTTTCTAGTACCTTTTTTAGCAGTTGTAGTTTCACTTTTAATTGCAGCAATTATAATATTAGCCATAGGTCAAAATCCTTTAAAAGCCTATGGAGCCATGATTAAAGGAGCGGTTGGCAGCAGGCTTTCCTGGGCTGACAATATAACAAAAATGACTAGTTTGTTACTTACTGGTTTAGCAGTTGGCTTTGGATTTCGAGCTGGAGTTTTCAATATAGGTGCCGAAGGTCAAATGGCCATGGGAGGGATAATGGCGGTAGCGGTAGGACTGAACTTAGGCAATGTCCCCTCTGCTGTTGCAATACCTTTGACCATTGTTGCTGGTATGGCTGGAGGAGCCTTTTGGGCATCTATAGCCGGTTGGCTTAAAGCTAAAACTGGTGCTCATGAAGTTATAAGTACCATAATGTTGAACTGGATAGCTTATCATATTACCAATTATCTGGTAGCCGGACCATTTGCTGTAGGCGCAGGCGTTCCAAAATCCCCTGAAATTGCACAAAGTGCTCAACTTCCTGCGCTATTAACAGTCCAAGCATCTACAATTCCCTCTAGTATCTTAATAGCCATAGTCGCTGCAATTGCTATTTATATAATACTGGAGAAAACAACAACTGGCTACGAAGTTAAAGCCGTAGGTTTCAATCCATATGCAGCAGAATATGGAGGTATATCGATAAGTAAAAATATAGTACTAACAATGGCTATTTCAGGAGCTTTGGCTGGCTTGGCTGGGGCTTTAGAAGTCATGTCTGTCCATCATAGGATTTTTGGAGCATTCACAAGCGATAGAGGTTTTGATGGAATAACTATTGCATTGATCGGCCAAAACAATCCTATAGGGATTATTTTTGCCGCTTTCCTTATCTCATCCCTGAGATCTGGTTCAAATGCAATGCAAACTATAGGGGTACCAGATGATATTATTGTTGTTATACAAGGAATAATAATATACTTTGTCGCTGCAGATAGAATCATAAGAACCTGGATCATGAAAGCTACTCAACTTGGAAAGAAAAAATCACCAAAAACAATTCAAGGTGGTGAAGAAGAATGA
- a CDS encoding metal-sulfur cluster assembly factor, which produces MPDIEKDKIINALKEVYDMEIGFDIVSLGLIYKVDIDENNNVHILMTLTTPMCPLAGLIIENAKEKVKEIEQINDVDIELTFDPPWDPQMASEEVRNILGI; this is translated from the coding sequence ATGCCTGATATAGAAAAAGATAAAATCATAAATGCTCTGAAAGAGGTTTATGATATGGAAATTGGATTCGATATCGTTTCATTAGGTTTGATATACAAGGTAGATATAGATGAGAACAATAACGTTCACATATTGATGACATTAACCACCCCAATGTGCCCTTTGGCCGGTTTAATAATTGAAAATGCAAAAGAGAAGGTAAAAGAAATAGAACAAATCAACGATGTAGATATCGAACTTACCTTTGATCCCCCCTGGGATCCGCAGATGGCGAGTGAAGAAGTTAGAAATATTTTGGGAATTTGA
- a CDS encoding peptidyl-prolyl cis-trans isomerase — MRKKAQLLLFFVFLISTILYPKIIYQPLEQATFAKVNEETLSEELLISRSQIVYLLSDIYNSYPEFYSVLTRTATGVELMNTYLEDQALKIVNQVLFIQFVEQKNIDLQRKQTWNNIEENFSKAFKDVGIPDEEIENYLLALGYTSKTNYLEAAYYSTLYNNSIAALYTKIVQEAEVTDEEIAKEYQNNKAIYKSDPAADIKLIIFNSTEDASYTYNRIIEGYYTYDEVFEQTDSATSMRINLKDDSNSIVQTVKSNPPGFITTPLLYDSQNGTYALLKIERKYPEKQLTFEEAKDQIIFNLKDKKAQEYFDKVLPTEFQKFQEESSIILNSDMF; from the coding sequence TTGAGGAAAAAAGCTCAACTATTGTTATTTTTTGTATTTCTTATTTCAACTATTCTTTATCCAAAAATAATCTATCAACCATTGGAGCAAGCAACCTTTGCAAAAGTTAATGAAGAAACACTTAGTGAAGAACTATTAATATCAAGATCTCAAATAGTTTACCTTTTGTCAGATATTTATAATTCTTATCCCGAGTTTTATTCTGTTTTAACAAGAACAGCTACAGGTGTTGAACTCATGAATACATATTTAGAAGATCAAGCTTTAAAAATAGTCAATCAAGTTCTTTTTATACAATTCGTCGAACAAAAAAACATAGATTTACAACGCAAACAAACGTGGAATAACATTGAAGAAAACTTTTCAAAAGCCTTTAAAGACGTTGGAATACCTGACGAAGAAATAGAAAATTATCTTCTCGCCTTAGGTTACACTTCAAAAACAAATTATTTAGAAGCTGCATATTATTCAACATTATACAATAATTCTATAGCTGCGCTTTATACCAAAATTGTTCAAGAGGCAGAAGTAACCGACGAAGAAATTGCAAAGGAATATCAAAACAACAAAGCCATCTATAAATCTGATCCTGCAGCTGATATAAAGCTAATTATATTCAATAGCACAGAAGATGCTTCTTACACATACAATCGTATTATTGAAGGTTATTACACATATGATGAAGTATTTGAACAAACTGATTCAGCTACCTCTATGAGAATAAATCTTAAAGATGATTCAAATTCGATTGTACAAACTGTAAAAAGCAATCCTCCAGGATTTATTACAACGCCTCTTTTGTATGATTCGCAAAACGGTACATATGCTCTTTTAAAAATAGAACGAAAATACCCAGAAAAACAGTTAACTTTTGAAGAAGCAAAAGACCAAATAATTTTTAACTTAAAAGACAAAAAAGCTCAAGAATATTTTGATAAAGTTTTACCAACTGAATTCCAAAAATTTCAAGAAGAATCTTCAATAATTCTCAATTCTGATATGTTTTGA
- a CDS encoding ribonuclease HII, whose translation MQENIEIALLNKYKKIIGIDEAGRGPLAGPVFVGAVVIESKKECELLAKIGRDSKSLSPKERERRYFQITKNFKYYSNFSTSDLIDQINIFKATELAIMKLLVKVVGKNLNDYYSIIDGKFFKLDYNYECIIKGDQISPLIGAASIVAKYERDIYMNQLHEIYPNYGFVNHKGYPTRKHIESIKKYGIISEHRKTFNPIKRFIEEGIL comes from the coding sequence ATGCAAGAAAATATTGAAATAGCTTTGTTAAATAAGTACAAAAAAATAATTGGTATAGATGAAGCTGGAAGAGGCCCATTAGCTGGGCCTGTTTTTGTGGGGGCTGTTGTTATAGAATCAAAAAAAGAATGCGAATTATTAGCAAAAATTGGAAGAGATTCAAAATCGTTATCTCCAAAAGAAAGAGAGAGAAGATACTTTCAAATAACGAAAAATTTTAAATATTATAGTAATTTTTCAACTTCAGATTTAATAGATCAAATAAATATATTCAAGGCGACTGAACTAGCAATTATGAAATTATTGGTAAAAGTGGTGGGAAAAAATCTGAACGATTATTATTCAATCATCGATGGAAAGTTCTTCAAACTTGATTATAATTACGAATGCATAATCAAAGGCGATCAAATATCTCCTTTAATAGGAGCTGCATCTATTGTAGCAAAATACGAAAGAGATATATATATGAATCAACTACATGAAATATATCCTAATTATGGCTTTGTAAACCACAAAGGCTATCCTACCAGGAAACACATTGAAAGCATAAAAAAATATGGTATAATATCAGAGCATAGAAAAACATTTAATCCTATTAAGAGATTCATCGAAGAAGGAATTTTATGA
- a CDS encoding ABC transporter permease → MNWFEAIFTAFASPLFYKLTILSALPLIFAGIGGVYSEITGVTNIALEGIMKLGAFIGVAVTFLTGNPWIGLILGMIGGLILAFFHAYVSIEWAANQIVSATALILIAQGFTGFLMKPIFGQEGQTDFVAKIPTVKIEAIQNIPFIGEIFGEISSFFYIAIVVIIGSWFLLYKTPLGLRMRSVGENPRAADTLGVNVKAIRYFGVLMSGVLAALGGMYLALGDIGQFQEQMPAGKGFIALAAMILGNWNPIGTMWAALLFGAAEAMNIQLQTLMVLPSEIKALLNLLPFVLTIIVVGGFVGRTRAPAADGVPYEKE, encoded by the coding sequence ATGAATTGGTTTGAAGCTATATTTACTGCTTTTGCTTCACCTTTATTTTATAAATTAACGATTCTTTCTGCATTACCATTGATTTTTGCTGGAATTGGAGGAGTTTACAGTGAAATAACCGGCGTAACAAATATTGCTTTAGAAGGTATAATGAAATTAGGAGCCTTCATCGGGGTGGCTGTTACTTTTCTTACTGGGAACCCTTGGATTGGATTGATTTTAGGTATGATTGGAGGTTTAATTTTGGCCTTCTTTCATGCTTATGTTTCCATAGAATGGGCAGCAAATCAAATTGTTTCTGCTACAGCTTTGATTCTGATTGCTCAAGGGTTCACTGGTTTTCTAATGAAACCTATTTTTGGCCAAGAAGGTCAAACAGACTTTGTTGCTAAAATCCCAACGGTAAAAATAGAGGCAATTCAAAATATTCCTTTCATTGGAGAAATCTTCGGAGAAATCAGTTCCTTCTTTTACATTGCTATAGTAGTCATCATCGGATCGTGGTTTTTACTTTACAAGACTCCTTTAGGTTTAAGAATGCGTTCTGTAGGTGAAAATCCAAGGGCTGCGGATACGTTAGGTGTGAACGTTAAGGCGATAAGATACTTTGGAGTTTTAATGAGTGGAGTGCTCGCTGCATTAGGAGGGATGTATCTAGCCCTAGGTGATATAGGACAGTTTCAAGAACAGATGCCAGCCGGAAAAGGCTTCATTGCTTTGGCAGCCATGATATTAGGAAATTGGAATCCTATTGGTACAATGTGGGCGGCTTTGCTTTTCGGAGCTGCAGAAGCTATGAATATTCAACTTCAAACTTTGATGGTTCTTCCTTCAGAAATCAAAGCTTTACTAAATTTATTGCCTTTCGTTTTGACTATAATCGTAGTTGGAGGATTTGTTGGAAGAACAAGAGCACCCGCTGCCGACGGGGTCCCTTACGAAAAAGAGTAA
- a CDS encoding DUF4897 domain-containing protein: MANDQKQKRGNSFNFIIITLIFFAGLAIFQFFMYRNLQPQFQVISRDITFTIYEDLSVDFATKVEILTENERDYETLVEGFNTPDEEKLSLFQQSLDNLKEQIPRDFVVLSYESTVNSNSPRIYVNETVKLEGLVYRNDRGNIEFSLSGQLLSAQNEEVTVSIHYPYGWEVLSVNPTPTYIDQNVIGYSYTGALGYPTIEFQSK; encoded by the coding sequence ATGGCTAACGATCAAAAACAAAAAAGGGGTAATAGCTTTAATTTCATAATCATAACATTAATTTTCTTTGCTGGGTTAGCTATTTTTCAATTTTTTATGTACAGAAATCTTCAGCCTCAGTTTCAAGTAATATCAAGAGATATTACATTTACTATTTACGAAGACCTTTCCGTGGATTTTGCAACCAAAGTAGAAATACTAACAGAAAACGAGAGAGATTACGAAACCTTGGTAGAAGGGTTTAACACCCCCGATGAAGAAAAGCTTTCTCTTTTTCAACAATCTTTGGATAATTTAAAAGAACAAATCCCAAGAGATTTTGTGGTTTTATCTTATGAGTCAACCGTAAATTCCAATTCTCCAAGGATTTATGTGAATGAAACGGTTAAATTGGAAGGGTTGGTTTATAGAAATGATAGAGGAAATATTGAATTTTCTCTTTCTGGACAACTTTTAAGTGCTCAGAATGAGGAAGTGACTGTAAGTATTCATTATCCTTATGGTTGGGAAGTCTTAAGTGTAAATCCTACTCCCACTTATATAGACCAGAATGTTATAGGCTATTCCTATACCGGGGCATTAGGTTATCCCACGATAGAATTCCAATCTAAATAG
- a CDS encoding DUF6115 domain-containing protein, with amino-acid sequence MVILYLLVVLSLTISIVNIFLMIRLGNFLQENNETGEKYENFEEEKNLYLARFQKITSTRLRALDNKIELVDQLMKDLDDAYAKTFSLLTDLERKLDSYKRQEIETKVQNTKNLEDQKDNKNQKETVEKDDRLRVYELSRKLNISSKKLVDFINTNTDLDVSNHLVKLTPEEEKMIFEKIKEVPNISSKKENIPSNIDMAKDKDKNININISKDNANYKYDKTDKILELSKNGYTHQEIAKELKIGVGEIMLVLSLFNNEGK; translated from the coding sequence ATGGTTATTTTATATTTATTAGTTGTCCTTTCTCTCACAATATCAATTGTTAATATTTTTCTTATGATCCGTTTAGGCAACTTTTTACAAGAAAATAACGAGACAGGGGAAAAATATGAAAATTTTGAGGAAGAAAAAAACCTCTATTTAGCAAGATTTCAAAAGATAACCTCCACAAGATTAAGGGCCTTAGATAATAAAATAGAATTGGTTGATCAACTTATGAAAGATTTAGATGATGCTTATGCTAAAACTTTTTCATTGTTGACAGATTTAGAAAGGAAATTAGATTCGTATAAGAGACAAGAAATTGAAACTAAAGTCCAAAACACAAAAAATTTAGAAGATCAGAAGGATAATAAAAATCAAAAAGAGACAGTTGAAAAAGACGATAGACTAAGGGTTTACGAGCTTTCAAGAAAATTAAATATATCAAGTAAAAAGTTGGTTGATTTTATTAACACAAATACCGATTTGGATGTTTCTAACCATTTGGTAAAGTTGACACCAGAAGAAGAAAAAATGATATTTGAGAAAATCAAAGAAGTTCCCAACATCTCGTCAAAGAAAGAAAATATTCCATCAAATATCGATATGGCTAAAGATAAAGATAAAAATATAAATATAAATATAAGTAAAGATAATGCTAACTATAAATACGACAAAACTGACAAAATTCTTGAGTTGTCCAAGAATGGCTATACCCATCAAGAGATAGCTAAGGAATTGAAAATTGGTGTAGGTGAGATAATGCTTGTTCTAAGTTTGTTTAATAATGAGGGGAAATAA
- a CDS encoding sulfite exporter TauE/SafE family protein: protein MISQYIISVLAGWGAGAVTGIIGASAAAVIVPVLITFLDIPTFEAIGISLATDVVASLVAANTYRRNGNIDLKSGLQMAISAIVGAIIGTWISSYVPSAGLGGFTGVAILLIGINFIRKPLHQRIQTIQEKHKNDPNINNVKRITSSILWGLLIGFIAGFVGAGGGVMILLILTLVLRYKIHVAVGTSVLIMAFTALSGAVSHALYAPIPWDLLAFAVVGGAVGSKMAATFANNVSEEKLSKIAGVAFILLGAMTITDGIIS, encoded by the coding sequence ATGATAAGTCAATACATAATCTCAGTTCTAGCCGGTTGGGGCGCTGGAGCTGTTACAGGAATAATTGGAGCAAGTGCTGCAGCGGTAATTGTACCTGTTTTAATAACTTTTTTAGATATTCCAACTTTTGAAGCTATAGGAATAAGTTTAGCGACGGATGTGGTGGCATCGTTGGTAGCAGCAAATACTTATAGAAGAAACGGTAATATTGATTTAAAATCTGGATTACAGATGGCAATAAGTGCAATTGTGGGGGCTATAATTGGAACTTGGATTTCTTCATATGTTCCTTCAGCCGGATTAGGAGGATTTACTGGAGTTGCAATCTTATTAATCGGTATAAATTTCATAAGGAAGCCTTTACATCAAAGAATACAAACTATTCAAGAAAAACATAAAAATGATCCAAATATAAATAATGTCAAAAGAATTACTAGCTCAATACTTTGGGGTTTGTTAATCGGATTTATAGCTGGTTTTGTCGGTGCAGGCGGCGGAGTGATGATACTTCTTATACTTACCCTGGTTTTAAGATATAAAATTCACGTTGCAGTAGGAACTTCTGTTCTGATAATGGCTTTTACAGCATTATCTGGTGCTGTTTCTCATGCGTTGTATGCCCCAATCCCTTGGGATTTGTTAGCTTTCGCGGTTGTAGGTGGTGCTGTAGGTTCAAAAATGGCTGCAACATTCGCTAATAACGTTTCGGAAGAAAAACTTAGCAAAATTGCTGGAGTAGCATTTATCCTTTTAGGGGCAATGACAATTACAGACGGTATAATATCTTAA